Proteins encoded in a region of the Triplophysa dalaica isolate WHDGS20190420 chromosome 10, ASM1584641v1, whole genome shotgun sequence genome:
- the LOC130429550 gene encoding uncharacterized protein LOC130429550 isoform X1 gives MEGDSVTLHTNLTHIQTDEQILWLFGLQGTRIAEIYHQKPKTYDTTGRYGGRLRINSQTGSLTITNITSTDSGLHELQIINSRGTVFKRFNVSVYDNLTVPITNQTQHLNTTHDFKTFPVVNRLHVCAITAAAVVLVVFFVIVVAVKLSQSLNNQGKNRPNMDEVLPLAALKICEDRCLMSLRMLNTSGSDTINQSDTSSTELN, from the exons atggagggagattctgtcactctacacactaATCTAACTCacatacagacagatgaacagataCTGTGGCTCTTTGGACTTCAAGGGACTCGTATTGCTGAGATCTATCATCAGAAACCCAAGACATATGATACAACTGGAAGATATGGAGGGAGACTGAGGATCAacagtcagactggatctctcaccatcacaaacatcacaagcaCAGACTCTGGACTTCATGAACTTCAGATCATCAACAGCAGAGGAACTGTGTTCAAGAGATTCAATGTTTCTGTCTACG ACAATCTGACCGTtcccatcacaaaccaaacTCAACATCTCAACACCACTCATGACTTTAAGACATTTCCAG TTGTGAACCGTTTACACGTCTGTGCCATCACAGCAGCAGCAGTGGTGTTGGTGGTTTTCTTCGTGATTGTTGTTGCAGTGAAACTCTCCCAATCACTAAACAATCAGGGCAAGAAT agacCCAACATGGATGAGGTTTTACCACTAGCAGCCTTAAAAATTTGTGAAGACAGATGTCTGATGTCTTTGAGGATGCTCAACACTTCTGGATCTGATACCATAAACCAATCAGATACATCTTCAACTGAACTGAACTAA
- the LOC130429550 gene encoding T-lymphocyte surface antigen Ly-9-like isoform X2: MEGDSVTLHTNLTHIQTDEQILWLFGLQGTRIAEIYHQKPKTYDTTGRYGGRLRINSQTGSLTITNITSTDSGLHELQIINSRGTVFKRFNVSVYDNLTVPITNQTQHLNTTHDFKTFPAAAVVLVVFFVIVVAVKLSQSLNNQGKNRPNMDEVLPLAALKICEDRCLMSLRMLNTSGSDTINQSDTSSTELN; encoded by the exons atggagggagattctgtcactctacacactaATCTAACTCacatacagacagatgaacagataCTGTGGCTCTTTGGACTTCAAGGGACTCGTATTGCTGAGATCTATCATCAGAAACCCAAGACATATGATACAACTGGAAGATATGGAGGGAGACTGAGGATCAacagtcagactggatctctcaccatcacaaacatcacaagcaCAGACTCTGGACTTCATGAACTTCAGATCATCAACAGCAGAGGAACTGTGTTCAAGAGATTCAATGTTTCTGTCTACG ACAATCTGACCGTtcccatcacaaaccaaacTCAACATCTCAACACCACTCATGACTTTAAGACATTTCCAG CAGCAGCAGTGGTGTTGGTGGTTTTCTTCGTGATTGTTGTTGCAGTGAAACTCTCCCAATCACTAAACAATCAGGGCAAGAAT agacCCAACATGGATGAGGTTTTACCACTAGCAGCCTTAAAAATTTGTGAAGACAGATGTCTGATGTCTTTGAGGATGCTCAACACTTCTGGATCTGATACCATAAACCAATCAGATACATCTTCAACTGAACTGAACTAA